A DNA window from Pseudomonas resinovorans NBRC 106553 contains the following coding sequences:
- a CDS encoding sigma-54 dependent transcriptional regulator, translated as MTRQRALIVDDEPDIRELLEITLGRMKLDTRSARNLKEAREWLAREPFDLCLTDMRLPDGTGLELVQHIQQRHPLVPVAMITAYGSLDTAVNALKAGAFDFVTKPVDLGRLRELVNTALRLSTPEDGEAPVDGRLLGASPPMNALRKQIQKLSRSQAPVYISGESGSGKELVARLIHEQGPRADQPFVPVNCGAIPSELMESEFFGHKKGSFTGAVEDKQGLFQAANGGTLFLDEVADLPLPMQVKLLRAIQEKAVRAVGGQQEVVVDVRILSATHKDLAAEVAAGRFRQDLYYRLNVIELSVPPLRERREDIPLLVDSMLKRLAQQSGLHVASLAPEALDKLKCYRFPGNVRELENMLERAYTLCEDDQIQARDLRLADASGAAENGEANLAQIDNLEDYLEGVERKLIMQALEETRWNRTAAAQRLGLTFRSMRYRLKKLGID; from the coding sequence ATGACCCGACAGAGAGCCCTGATCGTCGACGACGAGCCCGATATCCGCGAATTGCTGGAGATCACCCTCGGGCGGATGAAGCTCGACACCCGCAGTGCCCGCAACCTCAAGGAAGCCCGCGAGTGGCTGGCGCGCGAGCCCTTCGACCTGTGCCTGACCGACATGCGCCTGCCCGACGGCACCGGCCTGGAACTGGTGCAGCACATCCAGCAGCGCCATCCCCTGGTACCGGTGGCGATGATCACCGCCTACGGCAGCCTCGACACCGCCGTGAACGCCCTCAAGGCCGGTGCCTTCGACTTCGTCACCAAACCGGTGGACCTCGGCCGCCTGCGTGAGCTGGTCAACACCGCCCTGCGCCTGAGCACCCCGGAAGACGGCGAAGCGCCGGTAGACGGCCGCCTGCTGGGCGCCTCGCCGCCGATGAACGCCCTGCGCAAGCAGATCCAGAAGCTCTCCCGCAGCCAGGCGCCGGTCTACATCAGCGGCGAATCGGGCAGCGGCAAGGAACTGGTGGCGCGCCTGATCCACGAACAGGGCCCCCGCGCCGACCAGCCCTTCGTGCCGGTCAACTGCGGCGCCATCCCCTCCGAACTGATGGAAAGCGAATTCTTCGGCCACAAGAAAGGCAGCTTCACCGGCGCCGTGGAAGACAAACAGGGGCTGTTCCAGGCGGCCAACGGCGGCACCCTGTTCCTCGATGAAGTGGCCGACCTGCCGTTGCCGATGCAGGTGAAACTGCTGCGCGCCATCCAGGAAAAGGCCGTACGCGCCGTCGGTGGCCAGCAGGAGGTGGTGGTGGATGTACGCATCCTCAGCGCCACCCACAAGGACCTGGCCGCCGAGGTGGCCGCAGGCCGCTTCCGCCAGGACCTCTACTACCGGCTCAACGTCATCGAACTCAGCGTGCCGCCACTGCGCGAACGCCGCGAGGATATCCCGCTGCTGGTCGACAGCATGCTCAAGCGCCTGGCCCAGCAAAGCGGGCTGCACGTCGCCAGCCTGGCCCCCGAGGCACTGGATAAGCTCAAGTGCTACCGCTTCCCGGGCAACGTGCGCGAGCTGGAGAACATGCTCGAACGCGCCTACACCCTCTGCGAGGATGACCAGATACAGGCTCGCGACCTGCGTCTGGCGGATGCCAGCGGAGCCGCCGAGAACGGCGAGGCCAACCTGGCGCAGATCGACAACCTGGAAGACTACCTGGAAGGCGTCGAGCGCAAGCTGATCATGCAGGCGCTGGAGGAAACCCGCTGGAACCGCACCGCAGCGGCGCAGCGCCTGGGCCTGACCTTCCGCTCGATGCGCTATCGCCTGAAGAAGCTGGGCATCGATTGA
- the thiO gene encoding glycine oxidase ThiO, with protein sequence MPTDVGKSVAIVGGGALGLLSALELARDGLQVCLIERGSTGREASWAGGGIVSPLYPWRYGQAVTALAHWSQDFYPQLGERLLAETGIDPEVHETGLYWLDLDDEADALAWAAREGRPLAPVAMDAVHAAVPPLGPGFGRAIYMSGVANVRNPRLTRALREALLRLPNVSLRENCAVRGFVRRDGCVLGVETDQGEVLADRVVLAAGAWSGELLGQLGLALPVEPVKGQMILFKCAADFLPAMVLAKGRYAIPRRDGHILVGSTLEHAGFDKTPTTDALESLKASAFELLPQLADAELVGHWAGLRPGSPEGIPFIGPVPGAEGLWLNCGHYRNGLVLAPASCRLLADLMLGREPIIDPAPYAPEGRLA encoded by the coding sequence ATGCCAACCGATGTAGGAAAAAGCGTCGCCATCGTGGGGGGCGGTGCCCTGGGTCTTCTCAGTGCCCTGGAGCTGGCCCGCGACGGGTTGCAGGTGTGCCTGATCGAGCGCGGCAGCACCGGGCGCGAAGCTTCATGGGCGGGGGGCGGTATCGTTTCGCCGCTCTATCCCTGGCGTTACGGCCAGGCGGTCACGGCCTTGGCCCATTGGTCCCAGGACTTTTACCCACAGCTCGGTGAGCGCCTGCTCGCGGAAACAGGGATCGATCCCGAGGTTCACGAGACGGGTTTGTACTGGCTCGACCTGGACGACGAAGCCGATGCACTGGCCTGGGCGGCGCGCGAAGGGCGGCCACTTGCGCCCGTGGCGATGGATGCGGTGCATGCCGCCGTGCCGCCGCTGGGGCCGGGGTTTGGTCGGGCCATCTATATGTCCGGCGTGGCCAATGTGCGCAATCCGCGTCTGACCCGTGCGCTACGCGAGGCGCTGTTGCGGTTGCCGAATGTGTCGCTGCGGGAGAACTGCGCGGTGCGTGGTTTCGTGCGCCGGGACGGGTGTGTGCTCGGCGTGGAGACCGACCAGGGCGAGGTGCTGGCTGACCGCGTGGTGCTGGCCGCCGGTGCCTGGAGCGGCGAATTGCTGGGTCAGCTCGGCCTGGCGCTGCCGGTGGAGCCGGTGAAGGGGCAGATGATCCTCTTCAAGTGCGCCGCCGACTTTCTGCCGGCCATGGTGCTGGCCAAGGGGCGCTACGCGATTCCGCGCCGGGATGGCCACATCCTGGTAGGTAGCACCCTGGAGCACGCCGGTTTCGACAAGACGCCCACCACGGACGCGCTGGAAAGCCTCAAGGCCTCGGCCTTCGAGTTGCTGCCGCAACTGGCGGATGCGGAGTTGGTGGGGCACTGGGCGGGGCTGCGTCCCGGTTCGCCGGAAGGCATTCCCTTCATCGGCCCGGTGCCGGGCGCCGAGGGCCTCTGGCTGAACTGCGGCCACTACCGCAACGGGCTGGTGCTGGCGCCGGCCTCCTGCCGCCTGCTGGCGGACCTGATGCTGGGCCGCGAGCCCATCATCGATCCGGCGCCCTACGCACCGGAAGGGCGACTGGCCTAA
- a CDS encoding outer membrane protein assembly factor BamD yields the protein MQVKHLLLIATLALTAACSSNKEVVDENLSEAELYQQAQADLDNSSYTPAVAKLKALESRYPFGRYAEQAQLELIYAYYKNSEPEAAKSAAERFIRLHPQHPNVDYAYYLKGLASFDQDRGLLARFLPLDMTKRDPGAARDSYNEFAQLTSRYPNSRYAPDAKQRMIYLRNLLAAYEIHVAHYYLTRQAYVAAANRGRYVVENFQETPAVGDGLAVMVESYQRLGLDELAATSLETLKLNYPDHPTLVDGKFVPREQEADNRSWLAKATLGLIETETPLPPGGTRAAQDVIKQYEDAKEEIPADLLPENQDAVREDEHEAAANSDDRSWFSYMTFGLFD from the coding sequence ATGCAAGTGAAACACCTGCTGCTGATCGCCACTCTCGCCCTCACCGCCGCCTGTTCCTCCAACAAAGAAGTGGTGGACGAGAACCTGAGCGAAGCCGAGCTGTATCAGCAGGCCCAGGCCGACCTGGATAACAGCAGCTATACCCCCGCCGTCGCCAAGCTGAAGGCACTGGAATCCCGCTACCCGTTCGGCCGCTACGCCGAGCAGGCCCAGCTGGAGCTGATCTACGCCTACTACAAGAACTCCGAGCCTGAGGCCGCCAAGTCCGCCGCCGAGCGCTTCATCCGCCTGCACCCGCAGCACCCGAACGTCGACTACGCCTACTACCTGAAGGGCCTGGCCTCGTTCGACCAGGACCGTGGCCTGCTGGCGCGCTTCCTGCCGCTGGACATGACCAAGCGTGACCCGGGTGCCGCCCGCGACTCCTACAACGAGTTCGCCCAGCTCACCTCCCGCTACCCGAACAGCCGTTACGCCCCGGACGCCAAGCAGCGCATGATCTACCTGCGCAACCTGCTGGCGGCCTACGAAATCCATGTCGCCCACTACTACCTGACCCGCCAGGCCTATGTCGCCGCCGCCAACCGTGGTCGCTACGTGGTGGAAAACTTCCAGGAAACCCCGGCCGTGGGCGATGGCCTCGCCGTGATGGTCGAGTCCTACCAGCGCCTGGGCCTGGACGAGCTGGCCGCAACCAGCCTGGAAACCCTGAAGCTCAACTACCCGGATCACCCGACCCTGGTGGACGGCAAGTTCGTGCCGCGCGAGCAGGAAGCCGACAACCGCTCCTGGCTGGCCAAGGCCACCCTGGGTCTGATCGAAACCGAAACCCCGCTGCCTCCGGGCGGAACCCGCGCCGCCCAGGACGTGATCAAGCAGTACGAAGATGCCAAGGAAGAGATTCCGGCGGACCTGCTGCCGGAAAACCAGGACGCCGTGCGCGAAGACGAGCATGAAGCCGCTGCCAACTCGGATGATCGCTCCTGGTTCAGCTACATGACCTTCGGCCTGTTCGACTGA
- a CDS encoding PP0621 family protein, with translation MFRLLFWIAVIFAAIWLWRRFKTPSAPRPKPRQQDDSQPMVRCAQCGVHLPRSHALSQDDRWYCSRAHLEQDQRPGER, from the coding sequence ATGTTTCGCCTGCTGTTCTGGATTGCCGTGATATTCGCCGCCATCTGGCTGTGGCGCCGCTTCAAGACCCCTTCGGCGCCGCGCCCCAAGCCGCGCCAGCAGGACGACTCCCAACCCATGGTGCGTTGCGCGCAGTGCGGCGTGCATCTACCCCGCAGCCATGCCCTGTCCCAGGATGATCGCTGGTACTGCAGCCGGGCCCACCTGGAACAGGACCAGCGCCCCGGTGAACGCTGA
- a CDS encoding PAS domain-containing sensor histidine kinase, with translation MNADTLPAPGALSAQGRRIFRLYSLYRLLIGLALVLLISSELDDRLLDLARPELFRNASWFYLILNTLIAALVPRPRSMVQVFSLAVVDVLLLSCLFFAAGGTPSGIANLIVVSVAISNILLRGRIGLLVAAVATISLIYLTFYLSLAHPKAASQFVQAGGFGALCFAAALFIQGLSRRLQLSETLAEQRAVDVANLEALNAQILERMRTGILVLDPRNQVLLANQGAQTLLGTEHLTGRALADQCPTLLESLAQWRANPTMRPQSIRAFADGPTLQPSFVHLQRANQRNTLIFLEDISQIAQQAQQLKLAALGRLTAGIAHEIRNPLGAISHAAQLLQESEELDGPDRRLAQIIQDHSRRMNLVIENVLQLSRRRQAEPQLLDLKYWLTRFASEFRSSSSADQTLHLSTLGSTLQTRMDPHQLTQVLTNLVQNGLRYSAKRHSQGQVWLKLFRDSESDLPVLEVEDDGDGVPPEQVHNIFEPFFTTESKGTGLGLYISRELCESNQARLDYKPREQGGSCFRITFAHPRKLS, from the coding sequence GTGAACGCTGACACCCTTCCCGCTCCGGGCGCGCTCAGCGCCCAGGGCCGGCGCATCTTCCGCCTCTACAGCCTGTACCGGCTGCTGATCGGCCTGGCCCTGGTGCTGCTGATCTCCAGCGAGCTGGACGACCGCCTGCTGGACCTGGCCCGGCCGGAGCTGTTCCGCAACGCCAGCTGGTTCTACCTGATCCTCAACACCCTGATCGCCGCCCTGGTGCCACGCCCGCGGAGCATGGTGCAGGTGTTCAGCCTGGCGGTGGTGGACGTGCTGCTGCTGTCCTGCCTGTTCTTCGCCGCAGGCGGCACACCCAGCGGCATCGCCAACCTGATCGTTGTGTCAGTGGCCATCTCCAACATCCTGCTGCGCGGGCGCATCGGCCTGCTGGTGGCGGCGGTGGCGACCATCAGCCTGATCTACCTGACCTTCTACCTCAGCCTCGCCCACCCGAAGGCCGCCAGCCAGTTCGTCCAGGCCGGCGGCTTCGGCGCCCTGTGCTTCGCCGCGGCGCTGTTCATCCAGGGCCTGAGCCGACGCCTGCAACTGAGCGAAACCCTCGCCGAACAGCGCGCCGTGGATGTCGCCAACCTGGAAGCGCTGAACGCGCAGATCCTCGAACGCATGCGTACCGGCATCCTGGTGCTCGACCCACGCAACCAGGTGCTGCTGGCCAACCAGGGCGCCCAGACCCTGCTCGGCACGGAACACCTGACCGGCCGCGCCCTGGCCGACCAGTGCCCGACACTGCTGGAAAGTCTGGCCCAGTGGCGGGCCAACCCGACCATGCGGCCGCAAAGCATCCGCGCCTTCGCCGACGGCCCCACCCTGCAGCCCAGCTTCGTCCACCTGCAGCGAGCCAATCAGCGCAACACCCTGATCTTCCTCGAGGACATCTCGCAGATCGCCCAGCAGGCCCAGCAGCTCAAGCTCGCCGCCCTCGGCCGCCTGACCGCCGGCATCGCCCATGAGATCCGCAACCCGCTGGGCGCCATCAGCCACGCCGCCCAACTGCTGCAGGAATCGGAAGAGCTCGACGGTCCCGACCGCCGCCTGGCGCAGATCATCCAGGACCATTCACGGCGCATGAACCTGGTGATCGAGAACGTGCTGCAACTGTCCCGCCGACGCCAGGCGGAACCGCAATTGCTCGACCTCAAGTACTGGCTGACCCGTTTCGCCAGCGAATTCCGCAGCTCGTCCAGTGCCGACCAGACCCTGCACCTGTCCACCCTCGGCAGCACCCTGCAGACCCGCATGGACCCGCACCAGCTCACCCAGGTGCTGACCAACCTGGTGCAGAACGGCCTGCGCTACAGCGCCAAGCGGCACTCCCAGGGCCAGGTCTGGCTCAAGCTGTTCCGCGACAGCGAAAGCGACCTGCCGGTGCTGGAAGTGGAGGATGACGGTGACGGCGTCCCGCCCGAGCAGGTGCACAATATCTTCGAACCCTTCTTCACCACCGAAAGCAAGGGCACGGGCCTCGGCCTGTACATCTCCCGAGAGCTGTGCGAGAGCAACCAGGCCCGCCTCGACTACAAACCGCGCGAACAAGGCGGCAGCTGCTTCCGCATCACCTTCGCCCATCCGCGCAAACTGAGCTGA
- a CDS encoding PilX N-terminal domain-containing pilus assembly protein, with translation MTRIARNSQQGAVLLISLVLLLILTTLAVTAASTSALQERMSSNAQQANTAFQAAENGLANTIAMISSYVAPPADQTYRYCRDLDNACGNDSEEADRTARTRVVVAAKVEDGYSLREGSGTPMVMTYDLTSSASLDKSATTIDNSNTNALHRQGYMTVEIR, from the coding sequence ATGACCCGCATCGCCCGGAACTCTCAGCAAGGAGCGGTCCTGCTGATCAGCCTGGTGCTGCTGCTGATCCTCACGACGCTCGCGGTCACAGCAGCCTCCACCTCGGCCCTGCAGGAGCGCATGTCGTCGAACGCGCAGCAGGCCAATACGGCCTTCCAGGCGGCGGAGAACGGCCTGGCCAATACGATCGCGATGATCTCCAGCTACGTCGCCCCGCCGGCTGACCAGACCTACCGCTACTGCCGGGACCTCGACAACGCCTGCGGCAACGACAGCGAAGAGGCCGATCGCACCGCCAGGACCCGAGTAGTCGTCGCTGCGAAGGTGGAAGACGGTTACTCGCTCCGCGAAGGCAGCGGCACGCCCATGGTGATGACCTATGACCTCACCAGCAGTGCCTCCCTCGACAAGAGCGCGACCACCATCGACAACAGCAATACCAACGCCTTGCACCGCCAGGGCTACATGACCGTAGAAATACGCTGA
- a CDS encoding GspH/FimT family pseudopilin codes for MHSRKGFTLIELMVVIAIVAILASIGYPGFQTLIMNNRMTSQTNGLLGVLQLARSEAVTQRKVTTVCPTTNQSTCAAAGTDWNVGVLVRLSDATVVRVTPAVANGALSLSGANSITFAIDGTTANGGALRVCDSRGDANSRTILINTAGQSRSRAFQAGDVACR; via the coding sequence ATGCATTCGCGAAAAGGATTCACACTGATCGAACTGATGGTCGTGATCGCCATCGTGGCGATTCTGGCAAGTATCGGCTATCCCGGCTTCCAGACCCTGATCATGAACAACCGAATGACATCCCAGACCAACGGGCTGCTGGGAGTCCTTCAACTGGCGCGCAGTGAAGCCGTTACCCAACGCAAGGTGACGACCGTCTGCCCAACCACGAATCAGTCGACTTGCGCCGCCGCTGGCACCGACTGGAACGTCGGCGTTCTGGTTCGGCTATCGGATGCCACCGTGGTTCGGGTTACACCGGCCGTGGCCAATGGTGCATTGAGCCTCTCGGGTGCCAACTCGATCACCTTCGCCATCGACGGGACTACCGCGAATGGCGGCGCCCTTCGCGTCTGCGACAGCCGGGGTGACGCGAATTCCCGAACCATTCTGATCAACACGGCGGGCCAGTCGCGCAGCCGGGCCTTTCAAGCGGGAGACGTTGCATGCCGCTAA
- the pilV gene encoding type IV pilus modification protein PilV, whose product MPLMQSRSRGFTLIEVLIALLILAIGLLGMVSLMMTSLQSNQNAYQRGQASLIAYDMADRLRLNRTLASGADDYLFDLTSTPPSDPGCKTTGCTTANIADIDLREWQENFQDVNGVGQDGDAYVAVLPGGAGTVQRNGRRYLITVSWTPSVNARETESDGSYACNGVVDDATDTVIAGTPDSAANARCFFQLRVDL is encoded by the coding sequence ATGCCGCTAATGCAGTCCAGAAGTCGCGGCTTCACCCTGATCGAAGTACTGATCGCCCTGCTCATCCTGGCCATCGGCCTGCTGGGAATGGTCAGCCTGATGATGACCAGCCTGCAATCCAACCAGAACGCCTACCAGCGGGGCCAAGCCAGCCTGATCGCCTATGACATGGCGGATCGGCTGCGCCTCAACCGCACCCTGGCCAGCGGCGCGGACGATTACCTGTTCGACCTGACCAGCACCCCGCCGTCGGACCCAGGCTGCAAGACCACCGGCTGCACCACAGCCAACATCGCCGACATCGATCTTCGCGAATGGCAGGAGAATTTCCAGGACGTCAACGGCGTGGGACAGGATGGCGACGCCTATGTGGCGGTGCTGCCCGGCGGAGCGGGCACGGTGCAACGCAATGGCCGCCGCTACCTCATCACCGTCAGCTGGACGCCCAGCGTCAACGCCAGGGAAACCGAGAGTGACGGCAGCTATGCCTGTAATGGCGTGGTCGACGATGCAACCGACACGGTCATCGCAGGCACGCCGGATAGCGCCGCAAACGCTCGTTGCTTCTTCCAGTTGAGGGTTGACCTATGA
- a CDS encoding NAD+ synthase: protein MRQNLRIVMAQLNLRVGDVQGNAERIIEAANSAREAWEADVIVFPELALCGYPPEDLLLRSSMQRRIESGLQRLRDEVRGIYLVLGYPWLEDELRYNACAVIADGQLLATYYKQHLPNYRVFDEKRYFEPGRQPCVVDIKGVPVALSICEDIWHPEPMAQARAAGARLMLSLNASPFHLDKQLEREEILAERVAEGGMPVIYVNQVGGQDELVFDGGSCVMDAGGMICQRAPAFVEGLYPVDLQVEDGCWVPRRTHCVELPELEASVYQALVVGVRDYVRKNGFNGVLLGLSGGIDSALTLAVAADALGAERVEAVMMPYHYTAQISLEDAEAEARLLGVAYRVMSIGPMVEAFQQVLAPVFDGQPRDASEENLQARCRGTLLMAMSNKKGSLVLTTGNKSELAVGYATLYGDMAGGFDVLKDVPKTLVFRLAEYRNSLGPVIPPRVIERPPSAELAPGQRDEDSLPPYGVLDEILTLYIEHDLSANAIIAEGFDEDTVNRVLAMVDRNEYKRRQAAVGVRVTQRGFGRDRRYPITSGWRLGD, encoded by the coding sequence ATGCGCCAAAACCTGCGAATCGTGATGGCCCAGCTCAATCTCCGTGTCGGCGATGTCCAGGGTAATGCCGAGCGGATCATCGAGGCGGCGAATTCCGCGCGGGAGGCCTGGGAGGCGGATGTCATCGTCTTCCCTGAACTCGCCCTGTGCGGCTACCCGCCGGAAGACCTGCTGCTGCGCTCCAGCATGCAGCGGCGCATCGAGTCGGGCCTGCAGCGCCTGCGCGATGAGGTGCGCGGCATCTACCTGGTGCTCGGCTATCCCTGGCTGGAAGATGAACTGCGCTACAACGCCTGCGCGGTGATCGCCGATGGCCAGTTGCTGGCGACCTACTACAAGCAGCATCTACCCAACTACCGGGTGTTCGACGAGAAGCGCTACTTCGAACCCGGCCGGCAGCCCTGCGTGGTGGATATCAAGGGCGTGCCGGTGGCGCTGTCGATCTGCGAGGACATCTGGCACCCCGAGCCCATGGCCCAGGCCCGTGCCGCCGGGGCCCGGTTGATGCTCAGCCTGAACGCCTCGCCCTTTCACCTGGACAAGCAGCTGGAGCGCGAGGAGATCCTCGCCGAGCGAGTGGCCGAAGGGGGCATGCCGGTGATCTACGTCAACCAGGTGGGTGGCCAGGACGAACTGGTGTTCGATGGCGGCAGCTGCGTGATGGATGCCGGCGGCATGATCTGCCAGCGTGCGCCGGCCTTCGTCGAGGGCCTCTATCCGGTGGACCTGCAAGTGGAGGATGGTTGCTGGGTACCGCGCCGGACCCACTGCGTCGAGCTGCCGGAGCTGGAGGCGAGCGTCTACCAGGCGCTGGTGGTGGGCGTGCGCGACTATGTCCGCAAGAACGGTTTCAACGGCGTGCTCCTGGGGCTGTCGGGCGGTATCGATTCGGCCCTGACGCTGGCGGTGGCGGCGGATGCCTTGGGGGCGGAGCGGGTCGAGGCGGTGATGATGCCCTACCACTACACGGCGCAGATCAGCCTGGAGGACGCCGAAGCGGAGGCGCGCCTGCTCGGCGTTGCCTATCGGGTGATGTCGATCGGGCCCATGGTGGAAGCCTTCCAGCAGGTGCTGGCGCCGGTGTTCGACGGCCAGCCCCGCGATGCCAGTGAGGAGAACCTGCAGGCGCGTTGCCGTGGCACCTTGCTGATGGCGATGTCCAACAAGAAGGGCTCCCTGGTGCTGACGACCGGCAACAAGAGCGAGCTGGCGGTTGGCTACGCGACCCTTTACGGCGACATGGCCGGTGGTTTCGATGTGCTCAAGGACGTACCCAAGACCCTGGTGTTTCGCCTGGCCGAGTACCGCAACAGCCTGGGGCCGGTGATTCCGCCTCGGGTGATCGAGCGTCCGCCCTCGGCCGAGCTGGCACCGGGGCAGCGGGACGAGGACTCGCTGCCACCCTATGGGGTGCTGGATGAAATCCTCACGCTCTACATCGAGCATGACCTGTCGGCCAACGCCATCATCGCCGAGGGTTTCGACGAGGACACGGTCAATCGCGTGCTGGCCATGGTCGATCGCAACGAATACAAGCGGCGCCAGGCCGCGGTCGGGGTGAGGGTGACCCAGCGTGGCTTCGGTCGGGATCGGCGCTATCCCATCACCTCGGGATGGCGACTGGGCGATTGA
- a CDS encoding PilW family protein: protein MSSMTMHIGRRSRGFSLVELMVAILLSSLLLLGVLQIFSDASSSDRANSALSRLQESGRVALEVLKRDIRRTGYQGCASSSIATRSGSSLIFPRDAFGVRNETAANGGSIEGAATASDTLTVRYAAPAPITVAGITSSTLTLPSAISFTADQTFLLTDCLNVVIFKPSAAGSNVTSITTANSNFSGIAPGARLYRVNQSTFAICASGRGLCRNNHDGSGAQELIADAENFQVLYGIRASGQTRWVNASSLTSTLREQVTQLQLSLVISSPENAASGTSTQTLSIANLGQNTALAAAGDQRLRRVFTTAIELRNRQ from the coding sequence ATGAGCTCCATGACCATGCACATCGGCCGTCGTAGCCGGGGCTTCTCCCTGGTCGAGCTGATGGTGGCCATTCTGCTCAGCAGCCTGCTCCTGCTGGGTGTATTGCAGATTTTCAGCGACGCCAGTTCGTCGGATCGCGCCAACAGCGCCCTGTCTCGCCTTCAGGAAAGCGGCCGCGTCGCACTCGAAGTACTCAAGCGGGATATCCGCCGAACCGGCTACCAGGGCTGCGCCAGCAGCAGCATCGCGACCCGCAGCGGTTCCAGCCTGATCTTCCCGCGGGACGCCTTTGGCGTGCGCAACGAAACCGCCGCCAATGGCGGTTCCATCGAAGGAGCCGCGACCGCCAGCGACACACTGACCGTCCGCTATGCCGCCCCTGCTCCCATCACCGTAGCCGGGATTACCAGCAGCACGCTCACCCTGCCCAGCGCAATCAGCTTCACGGCGGACCAGACATTCCTCCTGACCGACTGCCTGAACGTCGTGATCTTCAAGCCCAGCGCGGCCGGCAGCAACGTGACCAGCATCACCACCGCCAACTCGAACTTCAGCGGTATCGCCCCAGGCGCCAGGCTCTATCGGGTCAACCAATCCACCTTTGCCATCTGCGCCTCCGGCCGGGGACTGTGCCGCAACAACCACGATGGCTCGGGCGCACAGGAGCTGATCGCCGACGCCGAGAACTTCCAGGTGCTCTACGGCATTCGCGCCAGCGGCCAGACCCGCTGGGTCAACGCGAGCAGCCTGACCAGCACGCTGCGCGAGCAGGTGACCCAGCTGCAGCTCAGCCTGGTCATCTCCAGCCCCGAAAACGCGGCCAGCGGCACCAGCACCCAGACATTGTCCATCGCCAACCTCGGCCAGAACACAGCGCTCGCCGCAGCGGGCGACCAGCGCCTTCGCCGGGTGTTCACCACAGCCATCGAATTGAGGAACCGCCAATGA
- a CDS encoding GspH/FimT family protein has translation MKQPRGHSLVELLFCLLIAGILLGLAAPSFVSTLERNRQAAAVNQLLGALHYARGTAVMERKVVGICAGVSTCNAATHWNEQLLVFVDENRNGQLDAGEELLKVIPLDRALDIHWRSFRSTRFVQYQPDGTTLASNGTFTICHADTPLMAVVINLSGRVRTRAPSSQDGCNLAATRR, from the coding sequence ATGAAACAGCCCAGAGGCCATTCCCTCGTCGAACTGCTGTTCTGCCTGCTGATCGCGGGCATCCTGCTGGGCCTCGCCGCGCCCTCCTTCGTCTCGACCCTGGAGCGCAACCGCCAGGCCGCAGCCGTCAACCAGCTGCTCGGGGCGCTGCATTATGCACGCGGCACAGCGGTGATGGAGCGCAAGGTGGTGGGGATATGTGCGGGGGTGTCCACCTGCAACGCGGCCACGCACTGGAACGAACAACTCCTGGTGTTCGTGGACGAGAACCGCAATGGCCAACTGGACGCCGGCGAAGAACTGCTCAAGGTGATTCCACTGGACCGAGCACTGGACATCCATTGGCGCAGTTTTCGATCAACACGCTTCGTGCAATACCAACCCGACGGAACGACGCTGGCGAGCAACGGCACCTTCACCATTTGCCACGCTGATACCCCGCTCATGGCTGTCGTGATCAACCTATCAGGCAGAGTGAGAACTCGAGCACCCTCTAGCCAAGATGGGTGCAACTTGGCAGCAACTCGTCGTTGA